The region CTGCGAGCTGATGCTCCACGGCATTTCCATGGGAGCGGCCACCGTGCTGATGTCCACGGGCCTGAATCTTCCAAAGCAGGTCAGAGCTGCCGTGTCAGACTGTGCCTTTACCTCTGCCTGGGAAGTGTTCAGCCATGTGCTCAGGAGTATGTACCATATGCCGGCTTTTCCCGTGATGCAGATTGCGGACCGTATGGCCAGGAGTGAGGCTGGATACGGCCTGGATGAATGCAATGCCAGGGAAGAGGTAAAGAAGGCCCGTATTCCCATCCTGTTTATCCATGGGGACAGGGACACCTTTGTGCCCTGTTCCATGGTGTATGAGCTGTACGAGGCCTGCGCGTCGCCTAAGGAGCTGTTAGTCATACCGGGAGCCAGCCATGCAGAGGCGTACTATAAGGAGACGGACCGTTATGAACATGCGATTGAGGAACTGATTGCCCGGTTTTTTGGAAAAGAGGAGAACAAAGTATGAAGACAAGGAAAGGCTACAAGGTATACCCGCTGACATCAGCGCAGAAGCTTCACTTTTACTGCCTGAAATACTGCCCTAAGAAGCAGGTGCTGAACATCGGTTCCAGCCTGACCATTCAGGTGGACCTGGACTGGGACGTGCTTAAAGACTGCATCCGGGAGGCCATTGCCCGCTGTGATACCATGCGCCTGCGCTTTACCCATGACAAGGAGGGCAACGTCTATCAGTATGTGGTGAAGGAGGAGACAAAGGAAATTGAACACTTTGACTTCACCGGCTGGAAGGAGGAGGACGCGGAGGGGAAGCTTCGGGAGTGGACAGAGGTTCCCTTTGAGCGGTATGATTCCCCCATGCACCACATTGTAATGATCAAGATGCCGGATGGGTACCAGGGTCTTTATATCTGTGTGGACCATATGACCATGGATGCTCAGTCCCTGATTCTGTTTTTCCGGGATGTGATTGAACTGTACGCCAGCAAACTTTATGACGAGGTGGACCATCCAAAGGAAATGTCTTCCTATATCAAGCAGTTGGAAAAGGACCTGGCCTACGAGGCCGGAAGCAGGGCCTGTGAAAAAGACAGGCAGTTTTTTCAGGAACTGATTGCTTCCTCCGAACCCATCTTCACGGACATCTACGGTCCAAAGAAGCTGTCAGATGAGAGAAAGGCCACCCGCAACCCGAAGCTGAGGGCAGCCACCAACACATCCGATAATGTGGAGGCCAATATCACCAACTTCCATCTGGAAGGGGATTCTTCCGGCCGCCTGCTGGATTTTTGTGAGAAATACGGTATTTCCATGACCTGCCTTCTCTTAATGGGCCTTCGGACCTATCTGCAGAAGGAAAATGACCAGGACGACGT is a window of Enterocloster clostridioformis DNA encoding:
- a CDS encoding condensation domain-containing protein, with amino-acid sequence MKTRKGYKVYPLTSAQKLHFYCLKYCPKKQVLNIGSSLTIQVDLDWDVLKDCIREAIARCDTMRLRFTHDKEGNVYQYVVKEETKEIEHFDFTGWKEEDAEGKLREWTEVPFERYDSPMHHIVMIKMPDGYQGLYICVDHMTMDAQSLILFFRDVIELYASKLYDEVDHPKEMSSYIKQLEKDLAYEAGSRACEKDRQFFQELIASSEPIFTDIYGPKKLSDERKATRNPKLRAATNTSDNVEANITNFHLEGDSSGRLLDFCEKYGISMTCLLLMGLRTYLQKENDQDDVSITTTISRRATLSEKRCGGSRIHCFPFRTIVPREDTFMEGLLKIRDAQNQYFRHADYSPTEYFNYRHDYYKLKDGQTYEPLSLTYQPLAMKYDGPGLDKLGDIKYKTARYSNGVAAHTLYLTVSHRAEDNGLDFGFEYQTGVVTPERLEYIYYYLCRIIFRGVEDPERTVGEIIEMV